Proteins encoded within one genomic window of candidate division WOR-3 bacterium:
- the rplM gene encoding 50S ribosomal protein L13, with product MRTFLPKIENIERKWFLVDASGIELGRLASRIALLLQGKRKRIYTPHIDTGDFVVVINAEKVVLTGKKWDQKIYYHHSNYPGGLKARTARQIFESHPERLIELAVKRMLPKNKLGQRMFLRLKVYKGPEHPHKAQNPEPIDILKIN from the coding sequence ATGCGTACTTTTTTGCCTAAAATAGAAAACATTGAGAGAAAATGGTTTCTCGTGGACGCTTCGGGAATTGAGTTGGGGCGTCTTGCCTCAAGAATAGCTTTGCTTCTACAGGGAAAGCGGAAAAGAATATACACTCCTCACATCGATACTGGTGATTTCGTCGTTGTGATTAACGCAGAAAAAGTTGTTTTAACAGGTAAGAAATGGGATCAAAAAATCTATTATCATCACTCCAACTACCCAGGCGGATTAAAGGCAAGAACAGCAAGACAGATCTTCGAAAGTCACCCTGAAAGGTTAATTGAACTTGCAGTTAAAAGAATGTTGCCTAAAAATAAGCTTGGGCAGAGGATGTTCTTGAGACTTAAAGTCTATAAGGGTCCTGAACATCCCCACAAGGCCCAGAACCCTGAACCCATTGATATATTGAAAATAAATTAA
- the rpsI gene encoding 30S ribosomal protein S9: MEGTKVIFAWGSRKRSVARLRLKENGKGRIYVNGLRPLEYFNREDLVIHALEPLKVAGLEGKFDVVCKVEGGGKSGQAGAMRLALARALKAFDENLTEVLKKFRMLSRDPREKERMKYGKSKRRKSPQYSKR, from the coding sequence TTGGAAGGCACCAAAGTAATTTTTGCTTGGGGATCCAGAAAGAGATCAGTGGCAAGGCTTCGTCTTAAAGAGAATGGTAAAGGCAGAATCTACGTTAACGGACTCAGACCGCTTGAGTACTTCAATAGAGAAGATCTGGTTATACATGCACTGGAGCCACTGAAGGTTGCTGGCTTAGAGGGTAAATTCGACGTTGTTTGTAAGGTAGAAGGCGGTGGCAAGTCCGGTCAAGCTGGTGCAATGAGACTTGCTTTAGCAAGAGCATTGAAAGCCTTTGATGAGAACCTAACCGAGGTCCTTAAGAAGTTCAGAATGCTATCAAGAGATCCAAGAGAAAAGGAGAGGATGAAATATGGAAAGAGCAAGAGAAGAAAATCTCCACAATACTCCAAGCGATAA
- the rpsB gene encoding 30S ribosomal protein S2 — translation MERAREENLHNTPSDNNIAFPVTLKDLLEAGVQFGHKRRRWNPRMKPFIFTERDGHHIIDIRKTYEKLQEAYNFLKRLSSRGGTVLFVCTKKQGKEIVAEEAKRCGAFYMTERWPGGTLTNFETIRSRINRMKELMQMKETGEIEQYPKKEQLLMLKELEKLQKVFTGIMDMETLPDAVYIVDLVKEDIAFREAKRLEIPVIAIVDTNADPSQVDYPIPGNDDAIRSIALITKTLANAILEGKQGAETTMVEKKEE, via the coding sequence ATGGAAAGAGCAAGAGAAGAAAATCTCCACAATACTCCAAGCGATAATAACATAGCATTTCCAGTTACTTTGAAAGACCTTCTCGAGGCTGGGGTACAGTTTGGACACAAGAGAAGGCGTTGGAACCCCAGGATGAAGCCTTTTATCTTTACTGAAAGAGACGGACATCATATAATTGACATCAGAAAAACCTATGAAAAGTTGCAGGAAGCTTACAACTTTTTGAAACGTCTATCTTCAAGGGGTGGAACTGTCCTTTTTGTGTGCACAAAGAAGCAGGGCAAAGAAATTGTTGCAGAAGAAGCAAAAAGGTGCGGCGCTTTTTACATGACAGAAAGGTGGCCTGGTGGCACCCTTACCAATTTTGAAACGATTAGAAGCAGAATCAATCGGATGAAAGAATTGATGCAGATGAAAGAAACCGGAGAGATAGAACAGTATCCCAAGAAAGAACAACTTCTCATGCTAAAGGAACTGGAAAAATTGCAAAAGGTATTCACCGGGATTATGGATATGGAGACCCTACCTGATGCAGTTTACATCGTAGATCTTGTGAAAGAAGATATAGCCTTTAGGGAAGCAAAACGCCTTGAGATACCGGTAATAGCAATTGTAGATACAAACGCAGATCCATCTCAGGTTGATTATCCCATTCCTGGTAACGATGACGCAATAAGGTCAATTGCCCTTATAACCAAAACCCTTGCCAATGCAATCCTCGAAGGGAAACAGGGTGCAGAGACTACAATGGTCGAGAAGAAAGAAGAGTAA
- the tsf gene encoding translation elongation factor Ts, protein MSIPANLIKELRERTGAGVLDCKKALEKTNGDIEKAVEELRKMGLAKADKKLDRETKEGIIEAYIHPGARLGVLVEVNCETDFVANTDEFKKLAHNLALQIAAMAPKYVKREDVPEEVIAKEKEILMEQLKREGKPENVIQKIVEGKMEKFYQENVLYEQQFFMQPEITVEEYIKQHIAKFSENIRVKRFARFKIGEE, encoded by the coding sequence ATGTCAATTCCTGCAAATTTAATTAAAGAATTGAGGGAAAGAACAGGTGCTGGAGTTCTTGATTGCAAAAAGGCCCTTGAAAAGACCAACGGTGATATTGAAAAGGCTGTTGAAGAACTTAGAAAAATGGGCCTTGCTAAGGCGGACAAAAAGCTGGACAGAGAGACCAAAGAAGGAATAATAGAAGCTTATATCCACCCAGGAGCGAGGCTTGGTGTCCTCGTTGAAGTTAATTGCGAAACTGATTTCGTCGCAAATACTGACGAGTTTAAAAAGTTGGCTCACAACCTTGCCCTGCAAATCGCTGCAATGGCTCCTAAGTATGTAAAAAGAGAAGATGTGCCAGAAGAAGTTATTGCAAAGGAAAAAGAGATATTAATGGAGCAACTTAAGAGGGAAGGGAAGCCCGAAAATGTCATACAGAAAATAGTTGAAGGAAAGATGGAAAAGTTTTATCAAGAAAACGTCCTTTATGAACAACAATTCTTCATGCAACCAGAAATTACCGTCGAAGAATATATAAAACAGCACATCGCAAAATTCTCTGAGAATATAAGAGTTAAGAGGTTTGCGAGGTTTAAAATAGGTGAAGAGTAA
- the pyrH gene encoding UMP kinase has translation MKSKYHRVLLKLSGELFGNEKENLDINFLNRISKEIAYCSRDLGTQIAIVVGGGNIVRGKTIEKLGFDRISADYMGMLATAINSMALQNALEKEGVETRIVTAIEIRAIGEPFIRRKVLKHLDNNRIVIFACGTGNPLFTTDTAAALRAGEIKADILLKGTKVDGVYDKDPKMYSDAKKFDYLDLKTMLNLELEVMDQTAIALCRENKIPILVFDVTKEGNLTKALIGEKIGTFVEV, from the coding sequence GTGAAGAGTAAGTATCACCGGGTACTCCTCAAGCTGTCGGGCGAGCTTTTTGGTAACGAGAAGGAAAATTTAGATATTAATTTCCTTAACAGGATTTCAAAGGAAATTGCTTACTGTTCCAGGGATTTGGGGACCCAAATTGCCATTGTAGTAGGTGGTGGTAATATCGTACGCGGGAAAACCATAGAAAAACTTGGATTTGACAGGATATCCGCTGATTATATGGGGATGCTTGCTACCGCGATCAACAGTATGGCGCTTCAGAATGCCCTTGAAAAAGAAGGCGTTGAAACAAGAATAGTCACCGCCATAGAAATTAGAGCGATAGGTGAACCTTTTATAAGAAGAAAAGTTCTCAAGCATTTGGATAACAATAGAATTGTGATCTTTGCTTGTGGAACCGGGAATCCCCTTTTTACGACAGACACAGCGGCAGCCCTCAGAGCAGGCGAAATAAAGGCCGACATACTGTTGAAAGGTACAAAAGTAGATGGTGTTTATGACAAAGACCCCAAGATGTACAGTGACGCGAAGAAGTTTGACTATTTAGACCTCAAAACCATGCTTAATTTAGAGCTTGAAGTGATGGATCAAACTGCTATCGCCCTCTGTCGTGAAAACAAGATTCCCATTTTGGTTTTCGATGTTACGAAAGAAGGGAATTTAACCAAAGCATTAATCGGAGAAAAAATAGGTACCTTTGTTGAGGTTTAA
- the frr gene encoding ribosome recycling factor: MLDKVYKEVESRMKKTVENFEREISRLRTGRATPYLLDGIKVEYYGSQVPINQIATIQIPDPSMILIQPWDKSVIGEIERAIKKAGLGLNPQSDGNVLRIPIPPLSEERRQELVKLVRKYAEDARVAIRNIRRDGVEQVKKMEKNKEISEDDSKRAEKQLQELHDKYIEEINKLVKNKEKEILEE; the protein is encoded by the coding sequence ATGTTAGACAAGGTATATAAAGAAGTTGAATCTCGAATGAAAAAGACCGTTGAAAATTTTGAAAGAGAAATCTCAAGGTTAAGAACCGGTCGTGCTACTCCTTACCTACTGGACGGAATAAAAGTGGAGTATTACGGCTCTCAGGTCCCCATAAATCAGATTGCTACCATCCAAATACCCGATCCATCAATGATTTTGATCCAACCCTGGGACAAGTCGGTGATAGGCGAAATTGAAAGAGCTATCAAAAAAGCCGGCCTGGGCCTTAATCCTCAGAGCGACGGTAATGTACTCAGAATTCCTATACCTCCACTTTCAGAAGAAAGGCGTCAGGAACTCGTAAAATTGGTTAGAAAATACGCCGAAGATGCTCGGGTGGCCATTAGAAATATACGGAGAGACGGTGTCGAACAGGTAAAAAAGATGGAGAAAAACAAAGAGATTAGCGAGGATGATTCTAAAAGGGCGGAAAAACAACTCCAGGAACTCCACGACAAATACATCGAGGAGATCAACAAACTGGTAAAAAATAAGGAGAAAGAGATTCTTGAAGAATAA
- a CDS encoding isoprenyl transferase, giving the protein MKNNLPQHVAIIMDGNGRWARERGLPRYLGHKAGAESTREVIKTSQQLGIKYLTLYTFSIENWRRPKQEVDFLMTLLRKLIRDEVDSLYKNNVKLDFIGKIELFPESLSYELKRAKEKTATCTGLNVILALSYGGRAEILDAVKRIVKEGVNPDNITEELFKKYTYMPDIPEPDLLIRTGGEVRISNFLLWHIAYTELYFTPTLWPDFRKEEYIKILQDYSKRERRFGGVVEG; this is encoded by the coding sequence TTGAAGAATAACCTGCCTCAGCATGTGGCCATTATCATGGATGGTAATGGCCGCTGGGCACGGGAGCGTGGACTTCCAAGATACTTGGGGCACAAGGCGGGGGCAGAGTCCACCAGGGAAGTCATAAAAACCTCTCAACAACTTGGCATCAAGTACCTAACCCTTTACACTTTTTCAATAGAAAACTGGCGGAGGCCAAAGCAGGAAGTTGACTTTTTAATGACCCTCCTTCGGAAGTTAATTCGAGATGAAGTGGACAGTCTATACAAAAACAACGTCAAGCTCGATTTCATAGGAAAAATAGAACTTTTTCCTGAATCTTTGTCCTACGAACTTAAAAGAGCAAAAGAAAAAACGGCAACGTGTACAGGGTTAAATGTAATTCTCGCACTATCTTATGGCGGAAGAGCCGAGATCTTAGATGCTGTAAAAAGGATCGTCAAAGAAGGTGTCAACCCTGATAATATTACTGAAGAGCTCTTTAAGAAATACACCTACATGCCCGACATCCCTGAACCGGATCTTCTTATAAGAACAGGAGGAGAGGTGCGCATTTCTAATTTCCTGTTATGGCATATAGCCTACACTGAACTTTACTTTACACCGACTTTATGGCCCGATTTCCGGAAAGAGGAATACATTAAAATTCTCCAGGACTACAGCAAAAGAGAAAGGAGATTTGGCGGTGTCGTTGAAGGCTGA
- a CDS encoding phosphatidate cytidylyltransferase, whose amino-acid sequence MKAELKIRTLTAIVLIPVVLLLIYLGKFYFTLLVIVAFGLAQWEFLNLYAVKKNLAFYATFLLVTAILGFYFNYTSIVLLSILLLYFPIPILWSRDYKIKEFALTTFIFLYIVIGAISALIIRQKMGIKGILFFLFIIWIFDSMAYIAGYFFGKHKLAEKVSPKKTIEGYIYGILFTIPFGFLLHFLKITPSQNLYINIILTFLISILSQIGDLVESAFKREVGVKDSSNLFPGHGGMLDRIDSIIFTAPYFALITRILGLWK is encoded by the coding sequence TTGAAGGCTGAATTAAAAATAAGAACCCTTACAGCCATTGTTTTAATTCCCGTGGTTCTGCTTTTAATATATCTCGGGAAATTTTATTTTACTTTATTGGTAATTGTCGCCTTTGGATTAGCGCAATGGGAATTCCTGAATCTTTACGCCGTTAAAAAAAATCTTGCCTTTTACGCTACCTTTCTTCTTGTTACAGCAATATTAGGCTTTTATTTTAATTACACCTCCATAGTGCTTCTTTCAATTCTGCTCCTCTACTTTCCTATACCTATCCTATGGAGCAGAGACTACAAAATCAAAGAATTCGCCCTGACCACTTTTATCTTCCTTTACATAGTGATAGGAGCCATCTCGGCATTGATAATAAGACAAAAAATGGGAATTAAAGGGATTTTGTTCTTCCTCTTTATCATCTGGATCTTCGATAGCATGGCATACATCGCCGGGTACTTCTTTGGGAAACACAAACTTGCAGAAAAAGTAAGCCCTAAGAAAACTATAGAGGGATACATCTACGGAATCCTCTTTACTATTCCCTTTGGCTTTTTATTGCACTTTTTGAAAATCACACCTTCACAAAACCTTTACATCAATATAATTCTTACATTTTTAATATCTATTCTCTCCCAAATCGGCGACCTTGTTGAATCCGCCTTCAAAAGAGAAGTTGGAGTTAAAGATTCCTCAAATCTATTCCCCGGGCATGGGGGGATGCTTGATCGGATTGACAGCATCATCTTCACAGCGCCTTATTTTGCCTTGATAACAAGGATCCTGGGACTATGGAAATAA